A single Mangrovimonas sp. YM274 DNA region contains:
- the thrA gene encoding bifunctional aspartate kinase/homoserine dehydrogenase I, which produces MKALKFIQLDNFTLESGVELPIQLSYQTFGLPLHEAPIVVVNHALTGNSNVAGSDGWWGSLIGDDKIIDTKKFTVLAFNIPGNGYDGFLIENYKDFVARDVAKLFLKGLEELNIQQVFALIGGSLGGGIAWEMAVLKPKLAEYLIPVATDWKSTDWLIANCQIQEQFLVNSNNPVHDARMHAMLCYRTPKSFKERFQRSINNELEIFNVESWLLHHGNKLQERFQLSAYKLMNQLLKTIDVTKGREANENILDIISSKIAIVGVDSDLFFTAEENRETQKQLAATHPNVTYHEIHSDHGHDAFLIEFEQLEKIIEGIFSPDTKHKRMKILKFGGKSLANGEGLTRALEIIEKKVSDGEKIAVVVSARGNATDELEALLEKASKKEVYKSDFEAFKAYQVEPLPSIDFTSEFSALENIFEGVALLGDYSEKIKSQVLAFGELLSAKIIAEILKSKGINANATDSRTLIKTEGDFGNSQPIQKISKEKVVEHFKKFNGSTVNIVTGFIASNLDGETTTLGRNGSNYSASLLANFLDAEELQNYTHVNGIYTANPDLVADAQKIRELSFSEANELANFGTSVLHAKTIIPLVEKNINLRILNTFNSDGEGTLITAKPSNKEVTSLSVLDNVALLNFEGRGLLGKVGVDARIFKALSDQNISVSIVSQGSSERGIGLIIDASKATQAVVALEREFENDFYTQDVNKIGVVDDVSVISIIGIELSSFHKPFNALIKNQITPLLFNNTVTGRNVSLVVKKHQLHKAVNVIHGEIFGISKKINIAIFGHGLVGGALINQILKSKDEIEKRKGISLNVFAIANSKQVILDKNGVDENWKEALKAETSGYQLQDIVDFAKKHHLENLIAVDNTASGVFHENYKPLVEAGFDLVSSNKIANTISHDFYTDLREHLKEHNKQYLYETTVGAGLPLIDTIKLLHESGENITRIRGVFSGTLSYLFNNFSVQDKPFSTIVQETIDKGFTEPDPREDFSGNDVARKLLILARELDLHNEFEDVSVQNLIPEAYRNISVQEFLGQLDVLDEEFQKIKEQQEPGNVLRYVGDLFGDLSQEKGNLEVKLVSIPEDSTLGHVKGSDAIFEIFTESYGEQPIVIQGAGAGAEVTARGVFGDILRLSKHIN; this is translated from the coding sequence ATGAAAGCACTTAAATTCATACAACTGGATAATTTTACTCTTGAAAGCGGAGTGGAGTTGCCAATTCAATTATCGTATCAAACCTTTGGGTTGCCGCTTCATGAAGCCCCAATAGTAGTGGTTAATCATGCCTTAACCGGGAACAGCAATGTGGCTGGAAGTGATGGTTGGTGGGGCAGTTTGATTGGCGATGACAAAATTATCGATACCAAAAAGTTCACGGTTCTAGCCTTTAATATTCCAGGTAATGGGTACGACGGATTCCTGATTGAAAACTATAAGGATTTTGTGGCGCGTGATGTTGCCAAATTGTTTTTAAAAGGCCTAGAAGAATTAAACATTCAACAGGTGTTTGCCTTGATAGGCGGTTCGCTTGGAGGCGGAATTGCTTGGGAAATGGCCGTTTTGAAACCTAAACTAGCCGAGTATTTAATCCCCGTGGCAACCGATTGGAAATCGACCGATTGGTTGATTGCCAATTGTCAAATTCAAGAGCAGTTTTTGGTGAATTCCAACAATCCGGTGCACGATGCCCGAATGCACGCCATGCTATGCTACAGAACGCCTAAGTCGTTTAAGGAGCGTTTCCAAAGAAGTATAAACAATGAATTGGAAATTTTCAATGTAGAAAGTTGGTTGCTGCATCATGGTAATAAGTTGCAAGAACGTTTTCAGTTGTCGGCTTATAAATTGATGAACCAGTTGCTGAAAACCATTGACGTTACCAAAGGAAGAGAAGCCAACGAAAATATATTGGACATTATCAGTTCCAAAATTGCCATTGTGGGTGTGGATTCTGATTTATTTTTTACTGCGGAAGAAAACAGGGAAACCCAAAAACAGCTAGCTGCAACACATCCAAATGTGACCTATCACGAAATCCATTCAGATCATGGTCACGATGCATTTTTAATAGAATTTGAACAATTAGAAAAAATTATAGAGGGTATTTTTAGCCCAGATACAAAACACAAGAGAATGAAAATATTGAAGTTTGGCGGGAAGTCTTTAGCAAATGGAGAAGGTCTTACAAGAGCCCTTGAAATCATAGAGAAAAAGGTTAGTGATGGCGAAAAAATAGCAGTGGTTGTATCGGCTAGAGGGAATGCCACGGACGAATTGGAAGCTTTGCTTGAAAAAGCTTCTAAGAAGGAAGTGTACAAATCCGATTTTGAAGCTTTCAAGGCCTATCAAGTAGAACCATTGCCAAGTATTGATTTTACAAGTGAGTTTTCGGCTTTGGAAAATATTTTCGAAGGGGTGGCTTTGCTTGGGGATTATAGTGAAAAAATCAAAAGCCAAGTATTGGCTTTCGGGGAATTATTGTCTGCCAAAATTATTGCAGAAATATTAAAAAGCAAAGGCATTAATGCTAATGCAACCGACTCTAGAACCTTAATAAAAACAGAAGGTGATTTTGGAAATTCGCAACCGATTCAAAAGATTTCCAAAGAGAAGGTGGTGGAGCATTTTAAGAAATTCAATGGTTCTACGGTGAATATTGTTACAGGGTTCATAGCATCGAATTTGGATGGAGAAACAACGACTTTGGGACGCAACGGAAGCAACTATTCGGCATCTTTATTGGCTAATTTCTTGGATGCAGAAGAATTGCAAAATTATACACATGTAAATGGTATTTATACGGCCAATCCAGACTTGGTTGCCGATGCTCAAAAAATTAGAGAGCTGTCCTTTAGTGAAGCCAATGAACTGGCAAATTTTGGAACGAGTGTGCTGCATGCCAAAACCATCATTCCATTGGTGGAAAAAAATATCAATTTAAGAATCCTGAATACTTTCAATTCCGATGGGGAAGGTACCTTGATTACGGCTAAACCAAGCAATAAGGAAGTCACTTCATTGTCGGTTTTGGATAATGTGGCGCTATTGAATTTTGAAGGAAGAGGTCTTTTAGGGAAAGTTGGGGTAGATGCCCGAATTTTTAAAGCCTTGAGTGACCAAAATATCAGTGTCAGTATTGTGTCTCAAGGATCTTCGGAAAGAGGAATTGGTTTGATCATAGATGCTTCAAAAGCAACGCAAGCTGTTGTGGCTTTGGAGCGCGAGTTTGAAAATGATTTTTACACACAAGACGTTAACAAAATTGGTGTAGTAGATGATGTGTCGGTAATCTCTATTATTGGGATTGAGTTGAGTTCGTTCCATAAGCCATTCAATGCCTTGATCAAAAACCAAATTACACCACTATTGTTTAACAATACGGTGACGGGTAGAAATGTGAGTTTGGTGGTGAAAAAGCATCAGTTACACAAGGCTGTAAATGTTATTCATGGGGAGATTTTTGGAATTTCCAAGAAAATCAACATTGCCATTTTTGGCCATGGATTGGTTGGAGGTGCTTTGATCAATCAGATTTTGAAATCGAAAGATGAAATTGAAAAGCGCAAGGGAATCAGCTTGAATGTATTCGCTATAGCTAATTCAAAACAGGTGATTTTAGATAAAAATGGCGTCGATGAAAATTGGAAAGAAGCCTTGAAAGCTGAAACTTCAGGATATCAACTTCAGGATATAGTGGATTTCGCCAAAAAACACCATTTGGAAAACTTGATCGCTGTGGACAATACCGCAAGCGGGGTGTTTCATGAAAACTACAAGCCATTGGTGGAAGCGGGATTTGATTTGGTGTCGTCGAATAAAATTGCCAACACCATTTCCCACGATTTTTACACCGATTTAAGAGAACACTTAAAAGAGCACAACAAACAATATCTTTACGAAACTACCGTAGGTGCTGGATTGCCATTAATTGACACCATAAAATTACTGCACGAATCTGGTGAAAACATCACCAGGATTAGAGGGGTGTTTTCAGGAACGTTAAGTTACCTGTTCAATAATTTTTCTGTTCAGGACAAACCATTTAGTACAATTGTTCAGGAAACTATTGATAAAGGATTTACGGAGCCAGATCCAAGAGAAGATTTCTCAGGGAATGATGTCGCGCGTAAACTGTTGATCTTGGCTCGTGAATTGGATTTGCATAACGAATTTGAAGATGTTTCTGTTCAAAATTTAATCCCTGAAGCTTATAGAAATATTTCAGTTCAGGAATTTTTGGGGCAATTGGATGTGCTTGATGAGGAATTCCAAAAAATCAAAGAACAACAGGAACCGGGCAATGTGTTGAGATATGTTGGAGATTTGTTTGGTGACCTGTCGCAGGAGAAAGGGAATTTGGAAGTAAAATTGGTTTCCATTCCAGAAGACAGCACTTTGGGTCATGTAAAAGGTTCCGATGCCATTTTTGAAATTTTTACAGAATCTTATGGAGAGCAGCCAATTGTGATCCAAGGGGCAGGCGCAGGTGCCGAAGTAACCGCCAGAGGGGTCTTTGGGGATATTTTAAGACTGTCCAAACACATTAACTAA
- a CDS encoding phosphoadenosine phosphosulfate reductase family protein: MIGHTIDIAHWNQVLRDKTPDEIIDWALTLTDNRIVTTSFGVYSSVLLSTMARKDKGIKVIWCDTLYNEASTYEHASKLIRQYNLNIHRYQSLKSKAEIDATIGLPSLEDDNHAEFSEVVKLEPFRRALKEHQPDLWFTNIRVRQTELRSKKDILSLSKDGILKVSPFYYWTDADLDNYLEVHGLPKNHDYFDPIKALKNRECGIHLQ, translated from the coding sequence ATGATAGGACATACAATTGATATTGCACATTGGAATCAAGTGCTAAGAGACAAAACACCAGATGAAATTATTGACTGGGCTTTAACTTTAACAGATAACCGAATTGTTACAACCAGTTTTGGTGTGTACTCTTCCGTATTGTTAAGCACCATGGCCAGGAAGGATAAGGGCATCAAGGTAATTTGGTGTGATACGCTCTATAATGAAGCCAGTACTTACGAACATGCTTCCAAATTGATTAGGCAATACAATTTAAATATCCACAGATATCAGTCCTTAAAAAGCAAGGCAGAAATTGATGCCACAATTGGCTTGCCAAGTCTTGAGGATGATAATCATGCTGAGTTTTCAGAAGTAGTGAAATTGGAACCATTTAGACGAGCGCTGAAAGAACACCAGCCCGACTTGTGGTTTACCAACATTAGAGTGAGACAAACAGAGCTTAGAAGCAAAAAGGATATTTTAAGTTTAAGTAAGGATGGTATTTTAAAAGTGAGTCCATTTTATTATTGGACAGATGCAGATTTAGATAATTATTTAGAAGTTCATGGGTTGCCAAAAAATCATGACTACTTCGATCCTATAAAGGCTTTGAAGAACAGAGAGTGTGGCATACACTTACAATAA
- a CDS encoding O-succinylhomoserine sulfhydrylase — translation MSQKHFETEAIRTQMERSQYSEHSAPLYLTSSFKFDDAEDMRASFAEEKERNIYSRFTNPNTSEFVEKICKLEGAEAGYAYATGMSAVFSTFAALLSAGDHVVSCRSVFGSTHALFTTYLPKWHIETTYFKESEVDKIEELIQPNTKILYAETPTNPAVDILDLELLGKIAKKHNILLVIDNCFATPYLQNPIKFGADLVIHSATKLIDGQGRVLGGVTVGSKELIREIYLFSRNTGPSLSPFNAWVLSKSLETLPVRVDRHCENAMQVAEFLESHDNVNFVKYPFLKSHPQYEIAKKQMKQGGNIVAFEIKGGVEAGRKFLDALKMASLSANLGDTRTIATHPASTTHSKLSEADRLEVGITDGLVRVSVGLEHADDIIADLQQALS, via the coding sequence ATGAGTCAAAAACATTTCGAAACCGAAGCTATCAGAACACAAATGGAGCGTTCGCAATATTCAGAGCATTCAGCACCTTTGTATCTAACCTCTAGTTTTAAATTTGATGATGCCGAGGACATGCGTGCCTCCTTTGCAGAGGAAAAGGAGCGCAATATTTACAGCCGTTTTACCAACCCAAATACTTCGGAGTTTGTGGAGAAAATCTGCAAATTGGAAGGAGCAGAGGCCGGCTATGCTTATGCTACTGGAATGTCGGCGGTGTTTTCAACTTTTGCAGCTTTGTTGAGTGCTGGAGATCATGTGGTGTCCTGTCGAAGTGTATTTGGGTCTACACACGCTTTGTTTACCACCTATCTTCCAAAGTGGCATATTGAAACCACTTATTTTAAGGAGAGCGAAGTTGATAAAATTGAGGAATTGATTCAACCTAACACCAAAATTCTATATGCCGAAACACCTACCAACCCAGCGGTAGATATTTTGGATTTGGAATTGTTGGGAAAGATTGCCAAGAAACATAACATACTATTGGTGATTGATAATTGTTTTGCCACGCCCTATCTGCAAAACCCAATTAAGTTTGGAGCCGACTTGGTTATTCATTCAGCAACTAAGTTAATCGACGGACAAGGTCGCGTGCTGGGCGGTGTCACTGTGGGTAGCAAGGAACTGATTCGAGAAATTTATTTGTTCTCTAGAAACACAGGGCCATCGTTGTCGCCTTTTAACGCTTGGGTATTGTCCAAAAGCTTGGAAACCTTGCCTGTTCGTGTGGATAGACATTGCGAAAATGCTATGCAGGTGGCAGAATTTTTAGAAAGCCATGACAATGTCAATTTTGTGAAATATCCATTTTTAAAATCGCACCCACAGTATGAAATAGCCAAGAAGCAAATGAAACAAGGTGGGAATATTGTAGCTTTTGAAATTAAAGGAGGAGTAGAAGCTGGGCGTAAGTTTTTGGATGCTTTAAAAATGGCCTCGCTTTCCGCCAATTTGGGAGATACTAGAACCATTGCAACGCATCCTGCGTCAACAACACATAGTAAATTAAGTGAAGCTGACAGGTTGGAAGTGGGTATTACCGATGGGTTGGTAAGAGTTTCTGTAGGATTGGAGCATGCTGATGATATTATTGCAGATTTACAACAAGCATTGAGCTGA
- a CDS encoding Rrf2 family transcriptional regulator: protein MLSKKTKYGLKALTYLARQENFSPVQIGVISQHENISQKFLESILLTLRKNGFLGSKKGKGGGYYLLRDPKDIKMSAVMRILEGPIAMVPCVSLNFYEKCDDCPNETTCSVHKLMAEVRDSTLNIFNNKSLADII, encoded by the coding sequence ATGCTTTCAAAGAAAACCAAATACGGCCTTAAGGCACTAACATACCTGGCTAGACAGGAAAATTTTAGTCCGGTACAAATAGGGGTTATTTCCCAACATGAAAATATTTCCCAAAAGTTTTTAGAAAGTATTCTATTAACACTTCGGAAAAATGGATTCTTGGGATCCAAAAAAGGTAAGGGCGGAGGTTATTACCTGCTAAGGGATCCCAAGGATATCAAAATGTCTGCCGTAATGCGTATTTTAGAAGGGCCAATTGCCATGGTGCCTTGCGTAAGTTTAAACTTCTACGAGAAGTGTGATGACTGTCCAAATGAAACAACTTGTTCTGTTCATAAATTGATGGCAGAAGTAAGGGATAGCACACTTAATATCTTTAATAATAAATCATTAGCCGATATAATTTAA